A window from Canis lupus baileyi chromosome 4, mCanLup2.hap1, whole genome shotgun sequence encodes these proteins:
- the EIF4E1B gene encoding eukaryotic translation initiation factor 4E type 1B, translating into MTLCQAREAESGIRKWEEKEEKKDEKEGAEGALNTPGALLSQRGKAQDGGPPGVKLELHPLLNRWALWFFKNDRSRTWQDNLRLVTKFDTVEDFWAMYSHIQLASKLSSGCDYALFKDGIEPMWEDSRNKRGGRWLVSLAKQQRHSELDRLWLETLLCLIGESFEEHSREVCGAVINIRTKGDKIAVWTREAENQEGVLHIGRVYKERLGLSTKIVIGYQAHADTATKSNSLAKNKFVV; encoded by the exons ATGACGCTGTGCCAG GCCAGGGAGGCTGAGAGTGGAATCCGAaagtgggaggagaaggaggaaaaaaaagatgagaaagaaggggcagagggggctcTGAATACCCCTGGGGCCCTGCTGTCCCAGAGGGGGAAGGCCCAGGATGGGGGCCCCCCAGGGGTCAAGTTGGAGTTACATCCGCTGCTGAACAG gtgggCTCTATGGTTCTTTAAGAATGACCGCAGCCGAACCTGGCAGGACAACTTGCGTCTGGTCACCAAGTTTGACACCGTGGAAGACTTTTGGGC GATGTACAGTCACATCCAGCTGGCCAGTAAGCTCTCTTCCGGCTGTGACTACGCCCTGTTCAAG GATGGCATTGAGCCCATGTGGGAAGATAGCAGGAATAAGAGGGGTGGCCGCTGGCTGGTCAGTCTCGCCAAGCAGCAGCGCCACAGTGAGCTGGACCGCCTGTGGCTAGAGACA CTGCTGTGTCTGATCGGGGAGAGCTTTGAGGAGCACAGCCGGGAGGTGTGTGGGGCTGTTATCAACATTCGAACCAAGGGGGACAAGATTGCCGTGTGGACGAGGGAGGCAGAGAACCAGGAGGGCGTGCTGCACATTGG gcGGGTCTACAAGGAGCGCCTGGGCCTCTCCACGAAGATTGTCATTGGGTACCAGGCTCATGCAGACACGGCCACCAAGAGCAACTCCCTAGCCAAGAATAAGTTTGTGGTGTGA